In Haliaeetus albicilla chromosome 2, bHalAlb1.1, whole genome shotgun sequence, a single genomic region encodes these proteins:
- the LOC104318532 gene encoding tyrosine-protein phosphatase non-receptor type substrate 1-like isoform X2 has translation MEPLPRGPGRAAWPLTCLVLLSLYGWPGAGAQVGPDFELQQPQDKVSVAAGETLTLTCTTSAAGPLGPVKWLKGWGDGNETVYDQAVTVPRVTRIVSQSNTDFSIHIRDVRPEDAGTYYCVKFDKRVVGLDVFRRGKGTVVSVHAKPTPPVVSGPDNRTGLGQRVPFTCTAGGFFPKEIDVKWFKDKDRISVQPPSITLGQTKSSYDMSSTAVVTLQKDDVHSQLICEVQHSTLTAPLRGMYQLRKALRVSPKVSVVAGVPSPVEVNKTMNFSCYVEGFYPGDVAVTWLENGMEIKVENISQPVETPRGLFELRSLVEVQATEEKNGSVFTCRVVHDARGPIDSTATLWITVAAKGELSDRTLTDNDHLLLIYIVVGVVCTVLALLVAAILYLIRAKQSKGKSSPSARLHEPEKSSEATTQESDPNNLTYADLNFDRERKTIRRMVEMSQQSEYACIQTNRGPTGDDNLTYADLDMVHLSKAPRRPAPQPEEAGSEYASVQIPRK, from the exons gtgcGGGTGCCCAGGTGGGTCCGGACTTcgagctgcagcagccccaggacaAGGTGTCGGTGGCAGCGGGGGAGACGCTCACCCTGACCTGCACCACGTCTGCAGCCGGTCCCCTCGGCCCCGTGAAGTGGCTGAAGGGCTGGGGCGATGGGAACGAGACAGTTTATGACCAGGCGGTTACCGTCCCCCGCGTGACGCGGATAGTGAGTCAGTCCAACACAGACTTCAGCATCCACATCAGGGATGTTCGCCCCGAGGATGCCGGCACCTATTACTGCGTGAAGTTTGACAAACGGGTGGTCGGTCTTGATGTGTTTCGACGTGGAAAGGGCACGGTGGTGTCCGTGCACG CCAAACCCACCCCCCCAGTCGTGTCTGGACCCGACAACAGAACGGGGCTGGGGCAACGGGTGCCTTTCACCTGCACGGCCGGAGGGTTCTTCCCCAAAGAGATTGATGTGAAATGGTTCAAGGACAAGGACCGGATCTCAGTTCAGCCACCCAGTATCACCCTTGGGCAGACGAAATCCTCCTACGACATGTCCAGCACTGCGGTGGTGACACTGCAGAAGGACGATGTCCACTCGCAGCTCATCTGTGAGGTGCAGCACTCCACGCTGACGGCCCCGCTGAGGGGGATGTACCAGCTCAGGAAAGCCCTGCGAG TTTCCCCCAAAGTCAGCGTGGTCGCTGGCGTGCCGAGCCCCGTTGAGGTGAACAAGACCATGAACTTCTCCTGCTACGTGGAGGGGTTTTACCCAGGAGATGTGGCCGTCACCTGGCTGGAGAACGGGATGGAGATAAAGGTGGAGAACATCTCCCAGCCGGTGGAGACCCCCCGGGGCTTGTTTGAGCTGAGGAGCCTGGTGGAGGTCCAAGCGACGGAGGAGAAGAACGGGTCCGTGTTCACCTGCCGAGTGGTGCACGATGCCCGGGGCCCCATCGACAGCACGGCCACCCTGTGGATCACTGTTGCAGCCAAGGGGGAATTGAGCGACAGGACCCTGACAGATAACG ACCATTTGCTCCTCATCTATATCGTGGTGGGAGTGGTCTGCACTGTGCTGGCACTGCTGGTGGCTGCAATTCTTTACCTCATCCGAGCAAAACAGAGCAAGG GTAAAAGCTCACCATCTGCTAG GTTACATGAACCGGAGAAGAGCAGCGAGGCCACTACCCAG GAATCCGACCCCAACAACCTGACCTACGCGGACCTGAACTTCGACAGAGAGAGGAAGACCATCCGCCGGATGGTGGAGATGAGCCAGCAGTCGGAGTACGCCTGCATCCAGACGAACCGGGGGCCCACCGGCGATGACAACCTCACCTACGCCGACCTGGACATGGTACACCTCAGCAAGGCACCCAGGCGACCGGCCCCTCAACCTGAGGAGGCCGGCTCCGAGTACGCCAGCGTCCAGATCCCGAGGAAGTGA